The DNA segment GTCAATTAGGAAACCGTATTGTACTGAAAGCGAATGGTGGACGTAAGAAAACAATCGAACGTACTGGAGTGTTAAGAGAAACATATCCTTCTGTTTTCATTGTTGAACTAGATCAGGAAAAGTATAACTTCGAACGCGTATCTTATACATATACTGATGTATTAACTGAGAACGTACAAGTCTCATTCGAAGAAGATAAACACCAAGAGGTCATTGCACAGTAAACTTATATAAGAAAGATGCTTGATTATAAGCAGACTCTTATCAATACTCAAGTTATATTTTATCGATAAATTTAAAGTATCATTCATTTTACTTTAATTGCCCTTCATAAAGGTTCTTCTAATAGAATTTTGTGAAGGGCTATTTTTATGTTTATTTATAGTCTTTATCACATTTTTTTAACCAATAAAATTACAATATTAACCAGATAACGTATGCGGGAATTTAAAGGAATATGTCCAGGTGCTATAATTTTATTAAACTCAATGAATATTATAAAATAATGAAATGAGTATGACATTTTCTAGGATAACAATCAGTCTTTAATCACTAAAGAATATAAATATTGTACTTTTTCATAGCGAAACATAAGTTAACTATATGTTAAAATCTTTGTATTACCATATCGAAACGGAAAGAGGGTGGCGAAATGATCTATGAAACTGCACCAGCGAAAATAAATCTTACATTAGACGCACTCTTTAAACGAGATGATGGTTTTCATGAAGTTGAAATGATTATGACAACAATCGACTTAAATGATCGTCTGACACTTGAACAACGACGAGATGATAAGATTGTTGTAGAAGTAGAACAAAATTACGTACCCTCGAATAGCGATAACTTAGCATACAAAGCTGCACAGTTGATGAAAGAACACTATCAGTTAAAGCAAGGCGTTACAATTTCGATTGATAAGAATATTCCTGTATCAGCAGGTCTTGCAGGTGGTTCAACAGATGCTGCGGCGACGATGAGAGGTATGAATCGACTATTTAAGTTGAATAGACCACTCGAAGAATTATGTGAATTAGGTTTGACAATAGGTACAGATATCCCGTTTTGTATATTAGGAAAAACGGCGCTATGTGGTGGAAAAGGTGAAAAAATTGAATTTCTCAACAAACCACCGAGTGCTTGGGTCGTAGTAGCGAAACCTGATATCGGGATTTCTTCCCCTGACATTTTTAAAAAGTTAGATTTGTCTGTCTCACATAATGTGTATACAAATAAATGTAAATCAGCTATAGAAGCAGGAGATTATGAATTGTTATGCGAAAGTCTTTCAAATCGATTAGAACCCATTTCAAGTAAAGTGTGCCCTGAAATTTTAAAAATCAAAAGTAATATGTTAGAAAATGGTGCTGACGGCGCAGTGATGAGTGGAAGTGGACCAACTGTTTATGGACTCACACAAAAAGAACGACAAGCAAAACACGTTTATAATGCAGTTAACGGCTGTTGTAAAGAAGTATATATCGTAAGATTACTAGGATAGGAGAAGGGAAGGATAAGATGCGTTATAAAAGAAGTGAACGAATTGTTTTCATGACACAGCATTTAATGAATAATCCGAATAAATTGATACCACTTACATTCTTTGTGCAAAAGTTTAAACAAGCGAAATCGTCCATAAGTGAGGATGTACAAATAATTAAGACTACATTCCAGAAAGAACAACTCGGTACAGTGATAACGACTGCCGGCGCAAGTGGTGGTGTCACTTACAAACCGCAAATGAGTAAAGCTGAAGCCAGTGAAGTAATTGACGATATTATTGAACATCTGCAAGAGAGAGATCGTTTACTTCCTGGTGGCTATTTGTTTTTATCAGATATAATGGGAAATCCAACGCTATTGAACCGTGTCGGTAAGTTGATTGCTACTTTATATATGGATGAAGAGTTAGACGCAATTGTAACCATTGCGACGAAAGGGATTTCTTTAGCAAACGCAGTAGCGAATGTATTGAACTTACCTGTTGTAGTAATTCGTAAAGATAATAAAGTTACTGAAGGTTCAACAGTTTCCATCAATTATGTCTCTGGTTCTTCCCGTAAAATTGAGACAATGGTACTTTCAAAACGTACGTTACCTGAACACTCTAATGTGCTTGTAGTCGACGATTTCATGCGTGCGGGAGGCTCAATCAACGGTGTGATGAATTTAATGAATGAGTTTAAAGCGCAGGTAAAAGGGGTATCTGTATTAGTAGAATCAAAAGAAGTAAAGCAAAGATTAATTGAAGATTATACTTCCTTAGTTAGATTATCTGATGTAGATGAATACAATCAGGAATTTAAAGTGGAAAAAGGCAACAGTTTAACTAAATTTTCATAAAAGGAGCGATACGACAGCATGAACGTTATAAATACAACAAAGGCGCCTGAAGCATTAGGGCCTTATTCACATGCAACTGAAGTTAATGGTCTAGTATTTACATCAGGACAAATTCCATTAAATACAGATGGTGAGATTGTCAGTGATGATGTAAGAGAACAGACTAAACAAGTGCTTGAAAATTTAAAAGTTGTACTTGATGAAGCTGGTGCAGATTTAAATTCAGTTGTTAAATCAACGATTTTCATAAATGATATGAATGAATTTAAAGATATCAATGAAGTTTATGGTGAATATTTCACTGACAATCAACCAGCGAGAAGTTGCGTTGAGGTCGCTAGATTACCTAAAGATGTTAAGGTGAAGATAGAACTCATAGCACAAGTCAAGTAAGGATTTATAATTTTTAATAAACTTGTTAAGCTTCTAACAAAGAGATAGATACTAGGGGGGCTCACTACATGAAAGTGACAGATGTAAGACTTAGAAAAATACAAACAGATGGCAGAATGAAAGCTCTTGTGTCAATAACTTTAGACGAATCATTCGTTGTACATGATTTACGCGTGATTGAAGGCAACACAGGTTTATTTGTGGCTATGCCAAGTAAACGCACACCAGATGGTGAATTCCGCGATATCGCACATCCAATCAACTCAGAAATGAGACAAGAAATTCAAGATGCAGTCATGAAAGTTTATGACGAAACGGATGAAGTGAGTCCAGATAAAAACGCGCAATCATCTGAAGAATCAGAAACAACTGAACAAGATTCAGAAGAAGAAGCTTAATTAATAGTTAAAATAAAATACTGTGTGTAAACACAACTGATATATATTTGGGAGAGGGACAGAAATCGAATTTTCTAATAGAGATTTCGTAGTCCCACCCTGGCGAGGATGACTAGGATTGAAAAAAGCTTGTTCTAAGCGCATTTTCAATTCAGACATCTACTGCCAAATTGATAACGAGTCTGAGACACCTATTTTTGTCTCAGACTCTTTTTTACGGTTTAATAGAGTATGCAAGAAATTATAAAATAGCAATTCATTATTCTAGTAAAACATTGTAATAATTGAAATGTTTAATTTTTTGTAAAGGTGACAATTTGAATGATTTACAAAATTTACATTAAGACAAAGTTACGCTATATAGATTTAATTTTTAAAATATGAGTATTACTAATGGCTAAAATACAACATTTTATCTAGATTACTTCTATTGTTACCTAATAAATATTTTTGAATGAATGATGACAATTCTGTGATTTTGAAATTAAATAAATCATAACAATATGTTTACATTAATTAATAATAAGCCTTTCAGCCTTGAAAGTGGCAGTTGCGTTAAATTATAATAATATAGAAGTGTATATTTTAATGGAGGGTTAGCATACATGCAAAGACATGCAATAGTACTCGCAGCGGGTAAGGGTACGCGTATGAAATCAAAGAAATACAAAGTACTACATGAAGTTGCAGGTAAGTCCATGATTGAACACGTGGTTAAAAGCGTAAGTGAATCAGGTGTTGGACAACTTGTAACAATCGTTGGGCATGGCGCAGAAAGTGTCAAAGAAACTTTAGGAGACATGTCACTTTATAGCTTTCAAGAACAACAACTAGGTACAGCGCATGCTGTTAATATGGCAAGCGAACATTTAGAGGATCAACAAGGGACGACATTAGTGGTTTGTGGTGATACGCCGCTTATTACGCCAGAAACGTTGAAATCATTAGTTGATCACCATGAAGAGAAAGAAGCACAAGCAACAGTACTTTCTGCTACTGCTCCAGATCCAAAGGGTTACGGACGCATCGTGCGTGATGCGAATGATCGATTAGTAAAAATAGTAGAACAGAAAGATGCTACTGTAGAAGAACAACAAATTAGTGAAATAAGCTCAGGTATTTTTGCATTTGATAACCAAGTATTATTTGAAAAACTTCAACATGTGAGCAACGATAATGCGCAAAATGAGTACTATTTACCAGAAGTGCTATCATTAATTTTAGAGGAACAGGGAATTGTAGAAATACACCATACAAATGATTTTGAAGAAATTATGGGTGTAAATGACCGTGTAATGCTAAGTGAAGCAGCACGCGTGTTTAGACAGAGAATCAATGAATCACATATGAGAAATGGTGTTACAATCGTTGATCCTGCATCGACTTACATCGATGTTGACGTTACGATAGGTGAAGATACAACGATAGAACCAGGTGTGAAACTTGCAGGTGACACACAAATTGGTAGTGAAGTCGAAGTTGGTCAATATACAGAAATTACGAATAGTCGCATTGGCAATAATGTCATTATTAAACAATCTATGATTAATGAAGCAGTTGTTGATGATGATGTGAAGATTGGACCATTTGCTCAATTACGCCCAGGTGCGAACTTAGGACATAAAGTTAAAGTTGGTAACTTTGTAGAAATTAAAAAATCAGAAATTAAAGCAGGTGCTAAGGTTCCTCATTTAAGTTATATCGGCGATGCTGAAATTGGCGAGCGAACAAACATCGGCTGTGGTTCAATAACAGTAAACTATGATGGTAAGAACAAATTCAAGACTGTAATCGGTAGTGACTCATTTATAGGTTGTAATTCAAACCTTGTTGCCCCTGTAAATTTAGGCGATGGATCATTTACAGCTGCAGGATCAACCATCACCGATGACGTACCACACAATAGCTTTGCAATCGCACGTAATAGACAGACGACGAAAAAAGGATATTTTGATAAATAGCTTGTAAATATTAATAGAATGAATTGAATGAATTAATTGGAGGACTATAAATGTTAAACAATGAGTATAAGAATTCTGCTTTGAAAATATTTTCTTTGAAAGGTAATGAACCGTTAGCCCAAGAAGTAGCAGACCATGTAGGAATTGAATTAGGTAAATGTTCAGTTAAGCGCTTTAGTGATGGTGAAATTCAAATAAATATAGAAGAAAGTATCCGTGGTTGTGATGTGTTTATCATCCAACCAACATCTAATCCTGTAAATGTCCATTTAATGGAATTATTAATCATGATTGATGCTTGTAAACGTGCATCAGCTGCAAACATTAACATTGTAGTGCCTTATTATGGTTATGCGCGTCAAGATAGAAAAGCACGCAGCCGTGAACCTATCACAGCTAAATTAGTAGCTAACCTTTTTGAAAAAGCTGGCGCGGATCGCATGATTGCATTAGATTTACACGCACCACAAATCCAAGGTTTCTTCGATATTCCAATCGACCATTTAATGGGAGTACCTATCTTAGCTGAATATTTCCAAAATGGTACAGATATCGACCCTGAGGAATGTGTGGTTGTATCACCAGACCATGGTGGGGTTACTAGAGCACGTAAATTAGCCGACATTCTTAAAACACCAATCGCTATAATCGATAAACGTAGACCTAAACCAAATGTTGCAGAAGTAATGAACATCATTGGTGAAATTCAAGGCAGAACGGCAATTATCATTGATGATATTATCGATACTGCGGGTACGATTACTTTAGCGGCTCAAGCATTGAAAGACAAAGGCGCAAAAGATGTATATGCTTGTTGTACTCACCCAGTACTTTCAGGTCCAGCTAAAGAACGTATCGAAAATTCAGCTATCAAAGAATTAGTAGTAACAAATTCAATTCAATTAGACGAAGATCGCAAGCCGGAAAACACTAAAGAATTATCAGTAGCAGGCTTAATCTCACAAGCTATTATCCGTGTATATGAACGTGAATCAGTTAGTGTGTTATTTGACTAATCCGTTACACCTGTGTATAATGGTTTCGTTCGTGATTTTACGGACAAATAAACACTTGCAAGCAACAATATGTTGATGGGCAAGTGAGGGGCTCTTATTTGAGAGCAAATATGAAAGGTGGAAATGAATATGGCTTCATTAAAGTCAATTATTCGTCAAGGTAAACAAACACGCTCAGAATTAAAAGCGTTAAGAAACATTGGTAAAGTACCTGCTGTAGTTTATGGTTACGGTACTAAAAATACTTCAGTTAAAGTTGACGAAGTAGAATTTATCAAAGTAATCCGTGAAGTAGGTCGTAATGGTGTTATCGAACTAGGCGTAGGTTCAAAAAACATCAAAGTAATGGTATCTGATTACCAATTCGACCCACTTAAAAACCAAATCACTCATATTGACTTCTTAGCAATCAATATGACTGAAGAACGTACTGTAGAAGTACCAGTACACTTAGTAGGTGAAGCTGTAGGTGCTAAAGAAGGCGGCGTTGTTGAACAACCATTATTCGACTTAGAAATCACAGCTACACCAGATCACATCCCTGAATCAATCGAAGTTGATATCAGCGAATTAGAAATCAACGATAGTATTTCTGTTGAAGATCTTAAAGCAGATGGTGACTACACTATCGAAAACGAACCTACTGACTCAGTAGTAACGGTTGTACCACCAACTGACGAACCTTCAGAAGAAGAAGTAGAAGCAATGGAAGGCGAATCAGAAACTGAAGAACCTGAAGTTGTTGGTGAAGACAAAGAAGACGACAACGAAGATAAAGAAAACGAAGAATAATTTAGAGATATTAGGAAGTTTTGATAACTGTTAAAATGCTCATCTACGCCAAAGAAACATATGAGCATTTTGGCCTAATATGATTAAAATAGTAGTCGTATTGATAAGGATATACTATTTAATAAAAGCACTCTGCTTAATACGTTAAGCAGGTGCTTTTTTATGTTATTATAGTGATTGATATAAATCGTTTGTACAGATTAATTTCAGTACAATTTTTAATATAGATAACAACAATTGGAGGTTACATAATGAAATGTATCGTAGGCCTAGGTAACGTAGGTAAACGTTTCGAACAAACGAGACATAATATCGGATTTGAAGTTATCGATTATATGTTAGACCAACACCGTTTTACATTAGATAAACAAAAATTCAAAGGTGCGTATACAATAGAACGTATCGGTAATGAAAAAGTTATGTTTATTGAACCACTTACAATGATGAATTTATCAGGTGAGGCTGTAGGCCCACTTATGAAATATTATGATATAGATGTGGAAGATTTAATTGTGTTATATGATGATCTTGATTTACCACAAGGTGAAATTCGTTTAAGACAGAAAGGTAGTGCAGGCGGTCACAATGGCATGAAATCCATCATCCAAGTATTAGGCACTGATCGCTTTAAACGTATAAGAATAGGCGTTGATCGTCCATCTAATGGTATGTCTATAGCCGATTATGTATTGCAGAAATTTTCGAAAGAAGAAATGAAAACAATGGATAAAGTAAAAGAACATTCAGTCCGCGCGGTCGAGGCTTATATC comes from the Staphylococcus hsinchuensis genome and includes:
- the spoVG gene encoding septation regulator SpoVG, with amino-acid sequence MKVTDVRLRKIQTDGRMKALVSITLDESFVVHDLRVIEGNTGLFVAMPSKRTPDGEFRDIAHPINSEMRQEIQDAVMKVYDETDEVSPDKNAQSSEESETTEQDSEEEA
- the ispE gene encoding 4-(cytidine 5'-diphospho)-2-C-methyl-D-erythritol kinase → MIYETAPAKINLTLDALFKRDDGFHEVEMIMTTIDLNDRLTLEQRRDDKIVVEVEQNYVPSNSDNLAYKAAQLMKEHYQLKQGVTISIDKNIPVSAGLAGGSTDAAATMRGMNRLFKLNRPLEELCELGLTIGTDIPFCILGKTALCGGKGEKIEFLNKPPSAWVVVAKPDIGISSPDIFKKLDLSVSHNVYTNKCKSAIEAGDYELLCESLSNRLEPISSKVCPEILKIKSNMLENGADGAVMSGSGPTVYGLTQKERQAKHVYNAVNGCCKEVYIVRLLG
- a CDS encoding RidA family protein; this translates as MNVINTTKAPEALGPYSHATEVNGLVFTSGQIPLNTDGEIVSDDVREQTKQVLENLKVVLDEAGADLNSVVKSTIFINDMNEFKDINEVYGEYFTDNQPARSCVEVARLPKDVKVKIELIAQVK
- a CDS encoding 50S ribosomal protein L25/general stress protein Ctc; its protein translation is MASLKSIIRQGKQTRSELKALRNIGKVPAVVYGYGTKNTSVKVDEVEFIKVIREVGRNGVIELGVGSKNIKVMVSDYQFDPLKNQITHIDFLAINMTEERTVEVPVHLVGEAVGAKEGGVVEQPLFDLEITATPDHIPESIEVDISELEINDSISVEDLKADGDYTIENEPTDSVVTVVPPTDEPSEEEVEAMEGESETEEPEVVGEDKEDDNEDKENEE
- the glmU gene encoding bifunctional UDP-N-acetylglucosamine diphosphorylase/glucosamine-1-phosphate N-acetyltransferase GlmU, translating into MQRHAIVLAAGKGTRMKSKKYKVLHEVAGKSMIEHVVKSVSESGVGQLVTIVGHGAESVKETLGDMSLYSFQEQQLGTAHAVNMASEHLEDQQGTTLVVCGDTPLITPETLKSLVDHHEEKEAQATVLSATAPDPKGYGRIVRDANDRLVKIVEQKDATVEEQQISEISSGIFAFDNQVLFEKLQHVSNDNAQNEYYLPEVLSLILEEQGIVEIHHTNDFEEIMGVNDRVMLSEAARVFRQRINESHMRNGVTIVDPASTYIDVDVTIGEDTTIEPGVKLAGDTQIGSEVEVGQYTEITNSRIGNNVIIKQSMINEAVVDDDVKIGPFAQLRPGANLGHKVKVGNFVEIKKSEIKAGAKVPHLSYIGDAEIGERTNIGCGSITVNYDGKNKFKTVIGSDSFIGCNSNLVAPVNLGDGSFTAAGSTITDDVPHNSFAIARNRQTTKKGYFDK
- the pth gene encoding aminoacyl-tRNA hydrolase, with protein sequence MKCIVGLGNVGKRFEQTRHNIGFEVIDYMLDQHRFTLDKQKFKGAYTIERIGNEKVMFIEPLTMMNLSGEAVGPLMKYYDIDVEDLIVLYDDLDLPQGEIRLRQKGSAGGHNGMKSIIQVLGTDRFKRIRIGVDRPSNGMSIADYVLQKFSKEEMKTMDKVKEHSVRAVEAYIESSRFDRVMNEYNGEVN
- the veg gene encoding biofilm formation stimulator Veg; the encoded protein is MPKSIGDIKNSLDCQLGNRIVLKANGGRKKTIERTGVLRETYPSVFIVELDQEKYNFERVSYTYTDVLTENVQVSFEEDKHQEVIAQ
- a CDS encoding ribose-phosphate diphosphokinase, with the protein product MLNNEYKNSALKIFSLKGNEPLAQEVADHVGIELGKCSVKRFSDGEIQINIEESIRGCDVFIIQPTSNPVNVHLMELLIMIDACKRASAANINIVVPYYGYARQDRKARSREPITAKLVANLFEKAGADRMIALDLHAPQIQGFFDIPIDHLMGVPILAEYFQNGTDIDPEECVVVSPDHGGVTRARKLADILKTPIAIIDKRRPKPNVAEVMNIIGEIQGRTAIIIDDIIDTAGTITLAAQALKDKGAKDVYACCTHPVLSGPAKERIENSAIKELVVTNSIQLDEDRKPENTKELSVAGLISQAIIRVYERESVSVLFD
- the purR gene encoding pur operon repressor, yielding MRYKRSERIVFMTQHLMNNPNKLIPLTFFVQKFKQAKSSISEDVQIIKTTFQKEQLGTVITTAGASGGVTYKPQMSKAEASEVIDDIIEHLQERDRLLPGGYLFLSDIMGNPTLLNRVGKLIATLYMDEELDAIVTIATKGISLANAVANVLNLPVVVIRKDNKVTEGSTVSINYVSGSSRKIETMVLSKRTLPEHSNVLVVDDFMRAGGSINGVMNLMNEFKAQVKGVSVLVESKEVKQRLIEDYTSLVRLSDVDEYNQEFKVEKGNSLTKFS